The genomic DNA CCACAAATCAGTAATAAATACCTGCATGGCATAAACTACAAAGTGTAAACAAAACACAAGaattttacataatcaattcacTGTAGAGGCAGATTAATTACAACTAGCTATTAACtggaatcaattttacataatcaattcactcaaactCAATTTCTTTCACTGCATAACCAAACATCCACATAACCTATTTCCATCTCACTCtactaaactctctaaaatagcTTACAAAAACAACTCAAACGTTCTATAGAAACACTTTAACCACATTACTCAATGCACAAAATATGATAAACAGTTCATTTAACCACACCCTAACTTTTTTGCCTAAAAATCCCCTTGCTCTTAAACAAAAGCATCATATTTTATTCCTTTAATTACCTCAATAGCACCAAAACTATAGCCTGTCCCGTGGTTTCTGACACATGTCAGTATCCAAGACCAATACAACACTGACGCATGTGATTACATTTGATTAGTAATTTATTACCATCAAAGTGTCAGTGTCATGTCCGATGTATGTTTTAGTGATTCAAAGCTAATTACATAaaaatcaacttaattaaattaaaacaccTGATAATCATCGCCGTATTCTTGATAAAAAGCAGCTTTAATCGCTTCAGCAGAAGCACGATGACCACCACCagtatcactcatcaaaatcaaaaccttcTTCGCTTTCTTCCCCTCACCACTCTTCAATCCCAATCCTTCATCTTCCACACCAACCCCATTCCCATTTCCACCAACATCATTCCCCTCACCCTCACCTCcaccaacaccaccaccaccaccaccgtcaCCTCCATCACCTACAACTCAACTCATAAGAAAGGAATGGAAGGAGACCGACTGAACTaaattttttactaatataaCTAATCATTATAACACTAATATTATCGTGAATAAAAGAttataataaattcaaaacaatataaaaaaataaaataaaaaatacagaaATTATACATACGTTACACTAAATTGAATTGAAGAAGAGAGGGGAAGCATGCCTGAGATTTCCAATTGGATTCAGCATCTTTCTTTTGGCGACTAAGGGTAGAATCGTCTTGATTGAGGGAAGCGCGTGAGAAACCGGGAGGATCGATGAAATCGCGAGAAGTTGAGTTATCGGAGAAATCAACGGCCCATCTTCGTCCTGAAGAACCCATCACACCCTTTCCTTTATCCATTGAATTGAATCGCTGAAGAAGGAAGAAGGGTTTATTCAGATCGCGaaatttaatacttcgcagtgATGAAACAAACTACGAAAGAGAAATATGGTAACTCCGTGATTTTATATAGAGACGATAACGGTAAATACAAAACCggcaaattttttttatcttattatacttttattcatttatttttggtcgaatcataatttaattttgataaacagtttgtttttgataaacagtttgtttttgataaacaattagaCACTGCTTTTTTTGGAATAGaagaattagtttttttataggTGAATTAAAAACAACTAGtgtttactaaaataaaattattacatCCTCgtaaacttagctcagttggttgggACAATGCATagaatatgcaaggtctgggatTAAAATTCCGGCCactgtaaaaaatatatatatatattacggTGGTTAATAAAAATCtagttttttttgtgaattaaacataaataaaatgtcATATAGTTATAGTATTTAATgtgttaaaaattataaaaaataaaaataaaaattacagtCTTTGCATTTTATAAgatattttatattcatttttgaaaaaattacagTCTTTGCATTTTATAAGATATTTtatattcatgttttgttattttaactTCATTCCAATTTTAACATGCTGCACAACTACTTTACCATGGCACTACTAgtgttcattttatatttacaattttgagGAAGAATTTAATTGGTCTCGCTTAGGTCacttaactaaaaaaagattaattgagtactttaattttttttttcgtatCGTTAGTTAAGTTTCCGTTAAGTTTAATATAAAGTGTGCATAAGTGTTACCTTGTCATTGGGCTATGAGATTTTTCTTTACAATATTAAGATTACCTAACAGGCAATAATATAAACATGAACTGAAAAAGTCAAGGGAACAAAGaatgctaaaaaataaaataaccaaaattattaattttattattattaatttcaaatgAGTAGCTAAACATCAATATCCAATTGGCGGGAAAACATATCCTCATTTTTACTAATGAGTAGCTAAAcatcaaaattattaattttattattattaatttcaaatgAGTAGCTAAACCTTTGCTGCCTTTTacattttgaacaaaacactccTTTGAAAAATTAGCCTCAGTGTGATTAAGCTGTACAAGAATACTCTCTCAATAAGCTTCTTTGTTTAACTAGCTCGTGCATGTCATGGACAATTCTGAACACAGAATCAGGCCTTGCTAGTTTTAATGCATTTTGGGACATTTCTTTTAGTTCATCGGCCTTCGGACCAAACCAGTCCGCAACAATTTTCGCTATCTCCTTAGGCAATTTAGAGTACTTTCCACATCCATTTTCAACTACATAGGAAACATTGCCAGCTTCCTGAAATAAAAGGAAATGATGTAAGTTCACAATCATATTCAAGCACTTTGGTGTATATGCAGACCAATCTACTTTGGAAAAGATTCCAAATCAAGCTTCCATTCATGGCATATAAGGGGTATTTTCGGTGTCAGGTTACAACTCTGAAATTACTTTCATCGATTAGCCACAATAGTGCAAGCTAacttttttcaaataataattcatGACAAGGTCAAGAAATGGCAATAATAAGAACCACATTACCTGCCCGGCAATgtaatcatttaaaataataggtAGGCCTCGAATCATGGCCTCTGCAATTGTCCCTGGGCCTGCCtacagaaggaagaaaaaagaatCCATCAACAGCTGTCATAATGAGGTAAGAAAAAAATAGCCTCGACAATGAGATCCAACCTTTGTAATAATGCAATCACAGGCTCCCATGCATTCTTCAATTTTGGTAACGAACCCCTTGACCTAAAACATGggtaaaaacaataatttaggGGATTCCATATCTACATGTATTTATTTACCCCAGACATCTTCTACTTTAACTCATAAGaaagaaaattttcatttcaaataaaTTAGATCAAAGTTGTGAACTAAGTAAgtctaaaatattataatttagcTATTCGTTGTACAATGGGTAGAGATTAGGTTCTCACCCTAGAAAGTTTGCTAGGAGCAATTAATCAATTTAGAGCCAATCTTGCCGCTCatcaattataaattaaaaactataaCTCTCATTTTCACATCTTTAATTATTCTGGGATCCCAATTGTCTACTCCATTTTCTTACTTGAATACTCTCTTAATTGAGACAGGGGTGggcatggttcggttaaccatattaaccaaaccaaaccgaaccgaagTGTTGAAATGGTTCGGAATAACCGAACCAAACCGTTTAAAGTTTGGAActaaccgaactgaaccaaaattatggttcggttaaccgTTTTCTTGCCTattaaccgaaccgaaccagAACCAAAATTAAGCTATTTTAGGTAACCATATTAACCGaaccaaaatcaaattatacATCATATTCATAAAGCTATTTTAGGTAAGTATTCGAGTAAATTTGTGAAGAATAATTCAATTAGTCAATGAAATCAAAAGTaccctattttttgaaagaaaaatcaatcaaaagtaCCCTAAATTCCACACATCGCAACACAATAATAAAACGGTACTGCATATGCATGAAAGCTGTAAAAATTTACACAACAATCCAaacatttgaaaaagaaaaaaaaagcggTGCTTgtgaaaaaatgatgaaaatgaaaaagagaagagaaaggttACGAACCAGAGGCAAAAGAAGTAGTGAAGAAGAAGCCATCGGTACAGTTgatgaactttttttaaaaaacggtTCGGTTCAATAACCAATGTAATGGTTCAGTTAATTTTAgtttggttcagttcggtttAATAACCAATGTAATGGTTCAGTTAATTTTAgtttggttcagttcggttcaGTTTTTGGATATTTTTGCCCACCCCTAGAGACAGTAGACACATGCCCATAA from Medicago truncatula cultivar Jemalong A17 chromosome 8, MtrunA17r5.0-ANR, whole genome shotgun sequence includes the following:
- the LOC120577374 gene encoding ER membrane protein complex subunit 4, with the protein product MDKGKGVMGSSGRRWAVDFSDNSTSRDFIDPPGFSRASLNQDDSTLSRQKKDAESNWKSQKAWEVAQAPFKNLLMMWMAGNTVHLFSIGITFSALWQPISALQSVGKSKYHFYLSCTA